The DNA segment CGAGGGCACCTCCAAGGCCAACACCGCCATCCTGCACACCGGATTCGACGCGGCGCCCGGCTCCCTGGATGCCCGGCTGACCGCCGACGGCTCCCGGCGCCTCGCCCGGTACGCCGCCGAGGTCGGCATCCCGGTCGAACGCGTCGGCGCGCTCCTCGTCGCCTGGGACGCGGAGCAGCTCGCGCGCCTGCCCGAACTGGCCGGCAAGGCCGAGCGCAACGGTTACCACGACACCCGCCTCCTCGACGCCGACGAGCTCCACGCGCTCGAACCCCGCCTCGGCCCCGGCGCCCTGGGCGCCCTCGAAGTGCCGGGGGAGAGCATCATCTGCCCCTGGACCACCACGCTCGCCTACGCCACCCACGCCGTGCTCGCCGGCACCGACCTCCACCTCAACTGCCCCGTGAACGGCATCCGGCAGGACGGGGACCGGCACGAGCTGAGCTGTGCCCGGGGGCGGCTCAGCGCCCGGTACCTGGTGAACGCCGCGGGCCTGAGCGCCGACACCGTCGATGCGATGCTCGGCCACCACGACTTCACCGTCACCCCGCGCCGCGGCCAGCTCATCGTCTTCGACACCTTCGCCGGAGACCTCGTCCGGCACATCCTGCTGCCCGTCCCCACCGCCCTCGGCAAGGGCGTGCTGGTCGCGCCCACCGTGTACGGCAACGTCCTGCTCGGCCCGACCGCCGAGGACCTGCCCGACAAGCGCGCCACCGAGTCCACCGCCGGCGGGCTCGCGGCGCTGACCGGCAAGGGCCGGCGGATCCTGCCCGCGCTGCTCGACGAGGAGGTCACCGCCGTGTACGCCGGCCTGCGCGCCGCGACCGGCCAGGACGACTACCGGATCCGGGCCCACCCCGAGCAGCGGGCGGTCACCGCCGGCGGCATCCGCTCCACCGGCCTCACCGCGTCCATGGGCATCGCCGCCCATGTCACCGGCCTGCTCGCCGAGGTGGGACTCGACCTCGGCGCCGCCGGCGAGCTGCCCCCGCTGCGCATGCCCCCGCTCGGCCGCACCGCCGCCCGGCCCTGCCGGCAGTCCGGCCTCGTCGCCGCCGACCCCGAGTACGGCACCGTCGTCTGCCACTGCGAGCTGGTCTCCCGAGGGGAGATCCGCGACGCGCTCGCCGCGCCCGTGCCGCCGCGCTCGCCGGCCGGGCTGCGCCGCCGCACCCGGGCCGGCGCGGGGCGCTGCCAGGGCGCCTGGTGCGGCGCCGCGCTCCGCGACCTGCTGGAGCGCTCGCCGGTGCGGGAGGGCGTATGAACGAGCCGTCCGCACGGAGCGTCGACGTGCTGGTGGTGGGCGCCGGCCCGGCCGGGCTGGCCGCGGCGACGCGGCTCGCCGCGCGCGGCGCGGGCCGGGTGCTGGTGCTGGACCGCGAGCAGCAGCCCGGCGGCGTGCCGCGCCACTGCGAGCAGCGCGGCTTCGGGCCGCCGGGCCGCTGGTGGACCGGCCCCGAGTACGCCGCACGGGCCGCCGAGGCCGCGGTCGGCGCCGGCGCCGAGCTGAGCTGCGGCACCACCGCGCTCGGCTGGGCCGGGCCCACCACCCTCGACACCACGGGACCCCAGGGGCCCGAGCGGATCACCGCGCGGACGGTGGTACTCGCCACCGGCGCGCGCGAACGCCCGCGCAGCGCCCGCCTCGTCCCCGGCACCCGCCCCGCCGGAGTGCTCACCACCGGCGAGCTCCAGCAGACCGTGCACCTCTACGGCCAGCAGGCCGGGCGGCGGGCCGTCGTCGTCGGCGCGGAACCGGTCGCTTATGTGGCGCTGGACGCGTTGCGCCGGGCCGGCACCGAGACCGTCGCCATGGTCACCGGCCTGCCCCGGTCCCAGGCGCACGCGGCCCGTGCCCAGTGGGCCCGGCTGGTGGGCCGGGTGCCGCTGCTGACCGGCGCCGAGGTCGTCGAGGTACTGGGCCGCCCGCGGCTGACCGGACTGCGGCTGCGCCGGCACGACGGGCGCGGCGCCGTGCTGGCCTGCGACACGGTCGTCTTCACGGGGGACTTCACGCCGGACCAGGTGCTGGCCAGGCAGGGCGGCATCGCGCTCGACGCGGGCACCCGGGGGCCGGCCGTGGACGCGGCGTTCCGTACCTCGCACCCCGGCGTGTTCGCGGTGGGCAGCGTGCTGCACGCCGCCGAGAGCGCCCGGGTCGCGGCGCACGAGGGGGCTCTTGCCGCCCGCTCGGTGCTGTGCCACCTGACCGGGCCGGGCCGCTGGCCCACCGCGGGCGCGACGGTGCGGGTCGAGCCGCCGCTGCGCTGGATCGCCCCGAACCGCCTGACTGCCGGCGCGCCCACCGCCTGCACTTTCCTGCTGCGCACCGACCGCTTCCTCGCCCGGCCGCTTCTCCGCGTCAGCCAGGACGGCCGCACCCTGCACTGCGAACGGCTCCACCGCACCGCGGTACCGGGCCGTCCCGTGCCGCTGTCGGGCACCTGGACGGCACAGGTGGACCAGGAGGGCGGGGCGGTGCGGGTGGAGGTGGACTGAGCGGCCGGCAGACGAACGTCATGGGTGGCTCTGCGGACGGCCGGGGCTCCGGGTCCTGAGCCCCGGCCGGTCGCGTCCGCGGCCTCAGTCCTCGAAGGCCCCGTGCCGCCCGGCGCCCCCCGCGAACCGTGCCGCGCCCTCCAGGGCAGCGCCGAGGACGCCGGTGCCGTGCCGCAACTCGGCCGCCATCGCGGCCTGTTCGTCCAGCCCCTCCTGGTCCAGGACGGAGGCCCGGTCGGCGCGCAGGCACGCCTGCGGGAAGCCGGCGAGGCGCCCGGCCAGCGCCTCCGCCTCCGCGCGGGCCCGGCCGGGCGCGACGACACGGTTGGCGAGGCCCATCGACAGGGCCTCAGCGGCGGGCACCGGGCGGCCCGTGAGAATCATGTCCATGGCCCGTCCGGTGCCGATCAGCCGGGGCAGCCGCACCGTTCCCCCGTCGATCAGGGGCACGCCCCACCGGCGGCAGAACACCCCGAAGACGGCGTCCTCCTCGGCGACGCGCAGGTCGCACCAGAGCGCCAGTTCGAGGCCGCCGGCCACCGCGTGCCCCGCCACCGCCGCGATCACCGGTTTGGACAGCCGCAGGCGGGTCGGCCCCATCGGCCCGTCCCCGTCCGCCACCACCCGGTTGGCGCGCTCGGTGCCCAGGGCCTTGAGGTCGGCGCCCGCGCAGAACGTACCGCCCTCACCCCAGAGCACCGCCGCCCGCGCCGTGTCGTCCGCCTCGAAGGCGCGGAAGGCCGCGGTCAGTTCGGCCGCGGTCGGCCCGTCGACGGCGTTGCGGGCCTCGGGCCGCGACAGCACGACCGTGGTGACGTGTCCCGCGCGTTCGGTGCGGACGGGCATGTCGGCTCCCTCTGCTCTTCCGGTGCCGGGAACGGAGATCCCGGGCGTGCGGCCGCCGGTGGCCGTGGAGCGTGGCGGCGGCAGCCGAAGGATAGGCGAGGAACCGCGGGGCGGGCCGGAGAGCCGCGCGCGGGCGCGGCGGTGAGCGCTGCCGGGATGCGGCGGTGAGTGCTACCGGTCGCGCGGGTCCGGACTCAGCACGAGGGCAAGGAGCCCGGGGAAGCGGGCGTCGAACTCCTCGCGGCGCAGCCGGTTGACCCGCTTGGGCCCCACGTCGCGCTGCTCGATCAGGCCCGTGCCTCTCAGCACCGCGAAGTGATGGCTGAGGGCGGCCTTTCCGACGGGCACGTCGAAGCTGCCGCAGCTGCGGGTCCAGCCAAGGGAGCCGGACAACTCCCGTACGAGCTTCATCCGTACGGGGTCGGCGAGTGCGGCGAGCGCGGCGAGGACGGGCACGTCGTCCGGGTGCGTGTGCTCCGGAGCGATCCGGTGACCGGTGCCGGTGGCCTGGGCCATGTCGCCCTCCCGCGTCGGTGCCGCCGCCCCGCTTGTGGGTGTTCGATGAAAACCACACGCTCTCACGTGTTCGCTTTTCATCGAACACTCTCCGAGAGGTGCTGTGCCATGCGCGTGGTCGAGTTCCAGGAGTACGGCGGTCCCGAGGTCCTGAAGGTGGTCGAGGCGCCGGCCCCCGAGCCGGGCCCCGGCCAGGTGGGCATCGACGTGGCCTGCACCGGGGTGAACTTCGTCGACCTCAAGGCCCGCGCCGATGGCTACCGGGTGCCGCGGCTGGGGTACGTGCCGGGAGTTGAGGTGTACGGGCG comes from the Streptomyces sp. TS71-3 genome and includes:
- a CDS encoding FAD-dependent oxidoreductase — encoded protein: MTVTSSGPLPEETYDVAVIGAGVVGAAIARELARHRGLRIALVEAAEDVGEGTSKANTAILHTGFDAAPGSLDARLTADGSRRLARYAAEVGIPVERVGALLVAWDAEQLARLPELAGKAERNGYHDTRLLDADELHALEPRLGPGALGALEVPGESIICPWTTTLAYATHAVLAGTDLHLNCPVNGIRQDGDRHELSCARGRLSARYLVNAAGLSADTVDAMLGHHDFTVTPRRGQLIVFDTFAGDLVRHILLPVPTALGKGVLVAPTVYGNVLLGPTAEDLPDKRATESTAGGLAALTGKGRRILPALLDEEVTAVYAGLRAATGQDDYRIRAHPEQRAVTAGGIRSTGLTASMGIAAHVTGLLAEVGLDLGAAGELPPLRMPPLGRTAARPCRQSGLVAADPEYGTVVCHCELVSRGEIRDALAAPVPPRSPAGLRRRTRAGAGRCQGAWCGAALRDLLERSPVREGV
- a CDS encoding NAD(P)/FAD-dependent oxidoreductase — its product is MNEPSARSVDVLVVGAGPAGLAAATRLAARGAGRVLVLDREQQPGGVPRHCEQRGFGPPGRWWTGPEYAARAAEAAVGAGAELSCGTTALGWAGPTTLDTTGPQGPERITARTVVLATGARERPRSARLVPGTRPAGVLTTGELQQTVHLYGQQAGRRAVVVGAEPVAYVALDALRRAGTETVAMVTGLPRSQAHAARAQWARLVGRVPLLTGAEVVEVLGRPRLTGLRLRRHDGRGAVLACDTVVFTGDFTPDQVLARQGGIALDAGTRGPAVDAAFRTSHPGVFAVGSVLHAAESARVAAHEGALAARSVLCHLTGPGRWPTAGATVRVEPPLRWIAPNRLTAGAPTACTFLLRTDRFLARPLLRVSQDGRTLHCERLHRTAVPGRPVPLSGTWTAQVDQEGGAVRVEVD
- a CDS encoding crotonase/enoyl-CoA hydratase family protein, which produces MPVRTERAGHVTTVVLSRPEARNAVDGPTAAELTAAFRAFEADDTARAAVLWGEGGTFCAGADLKALGTERANRVVADGDGPMGPTRLRLSKPVIAAVAGHAVAGGLELALWCDLRVAEEDAVFGVFCRRWGVPLIDGGTVRLPRLIGTGRAMDMILTGRPVPAAEALSMGLANRVVAPGRARAEAEALAGRLAGFPQACLRADRASVLDQEGLDEQAAMAAELRHGTGVLGAALEGAARFAGGAGRHGAFED
- a CDS encoding helix-turn-helix transcriptional regulator, with the translated sequence MAQATGTGHRIAPEHTHPDDVPVLAALAALADPVRMKLVRELSGSLGWTRSCGSFDVPVGKAALSHHFAVLRGTGLIEQRDVGPKRVNRLRREEFDARFPGLLALVLSPDPRDR